The nucleotide sequence ACGGTCAAAGCATATCCCGGGTGGTGCTTGGCTACACCATCCTCGGCCTGGGCCTAACGGGTTGCATCCTCAGGCTCCTGATTTTACAAGCCCTGCGTACCTACCGGGCCGCGGGCCACAACGCTAGCGGGTTTATGACCGTGGGCAACTGCGACCTGGGCATTTTCTTGCGGGAACGATACCGTGAGCGTTCGGAGTTGGGTTTTGAGTTCCGGGGTACCTTCGAGTTTCGGGACGAAAACATGGAGCAGGATTTGATCCGCTTGGAAAAGCTGCTTGAAGAAAAGAAACCCGATTTTTTGTACTGCTGTATGACCACGTTGAGCCCGGAGCAGATTCGGGGCATCATCGACATGGGACAGCGGCAGCGGGCGCAGATTCGCCTGGTGCCCGATTTCCGGGGTTTTGTGGCCCATCAGGCAACCATGGAGTACCATGACGTGGTGCCCGTGATTGAAGTTTCGACCAAGCCCTATTCCAATAGCCGGGATGAAGCCTACAAGCGGGCGTTCGATCTGGCTTTCTCCCTGCTCGTGATGCTGGCGGGCGCACCGGTCTTTTGCTCCATCATGCTATTGCAGAAGTTCTTTTCGCCGGGCCCGATTTTTTTCCGGCAGGAGCGTACCGGCCGTTGGGGTCAGCGGTTTTACATTTATAAGTTCCGCACCATGCGCACCGATGCCGATAGCCTGGGTTTACAACATTCGCAGGGGGATGGCGATCCGCGGGTAACGCCTTTGGGTCGCATTTTACGTAGGACCCGACTGGACGAGTTGCCTCAGTTTATCAACGTGCTGCGTGGGGAAATGTCAGTGGTAGGTCCTCGGCCGCTTTTCCACTACGATGTGGACATGCTGATGGCGGCCGATCCCATTCATTTTAAGAAACTGCTGACCGTGAAGCCGGGTATCACCTCGGTGGGCCAGCTGAAAGTGGGTTACGCCGACAGCCTGCACCTGAATCTGTTGCGAATGCGGCACGACCTACAGTACCTCAAGGAGTACAGTGTCTGGTACGATTTGCAACTGATTGCCATTACGATGCAGATCATGGTGGCGGGGAGGGGAAAGTGAAAAGCTGTTGGCTATTCCAGCCTATAAACGAATGTAATTTTCAGAATCTTGATAAAGCCAATAGCCATCAGCTCAATAAAACGAATCCAAAATCCAGTATATAAATTCATTACCCAAAAACCAATCACTAGTAATCCGAAACAAATCTTTTTAACCACTTTTTACTCATGAAAAAACGTAGTAGCTTATTATCTCTGGCGAGCCTGGCACTCATGCTCGTAATGTACAACTGCCAGCGGGTCACGGATCCCCTGCCTACCGGACCTAACGCCGAATTGCTCAAGGGCTTCTCGGACATCAAGATGAAAACCGCCCCGGCTACGCAGCCCGAAGCCGTAGTGAGTACGCCCTCCGCCCTGATTCCTTCCACGAAACTCCTGGACGTTCAGGCGGGCCTGAAGAGCGGTAATCATTCCACCGTGCAGCGCGCCGCTGACGACGTATCAGCTGCTCTTTCCGCGCAGGACATTGCTCAGTTGGCCGAGATGACGCCCGCCGACCTGAAGGCCCTGGAAACAGGGGGTACCTTGTCCGCTGGCTTGCAGGCCGCGCTCGACCGCGCCATTGCGAACCCCGTCCTGTCTACCTACCTACCCAAAATGGTACTGCCTACCGTGAAGGAAATTGCCTTCCCCGTGGTTGTGCCCGAGCGGGATGTCAATACCGGCAGCACCGACAAAAAAGCGGATAATACGTGTAAGAAGCAGGCTCAAGAAGCCTATAAGGCCACGCTAGACCAACTGAAAGATCAACGGAAAAACCAGCTGTCCGCGGCCGCCGCTACCAACAAAAGTAACATCGCTTCCATTAAAGCGGGTACGGCTACCTGCAAAAGTGGCGTGACAGCGAGTTACAGCGCACAACGGGTGGCTGCCCAGCAACAAGCCGCGGCCAACATCGCCGCGATCAATTCCAACCCCAGCAACTCAGCCGTCGTAAAACGCTTGTTGATTGCCCTGGTGAACGCCAGCCTGTCCAAGCAGCTAGCTGACTTTACCCAAATGGAAGCCGCTGACAAGCGGGCTTGTGACCAGGCCGAACGGGCTGCCCTGGCGGCGAATGAAGCCGCGTATGAGGCTAATAAAGCGCAAATTGAAGCCAACTATGACGCGGCCGTGGCACAAGCCGAAATAGCCCGTCAGCAGTACATTGCTAACTGTGAATACCAGCAGGGTATCGGCAGCTAATTCCTGGTTGCTTCCTTCCTAACGTGGCTGTATGGCACAAATTTTGATTTTACAAAAGAGCAAGGGTAGGATATTCCTGCCCTTGCTCTTTTTTTTGGGAATGTCCCTTTCGGGCCGGGGGCAGGTAAACCTGTCGGGTAAGCCGGGCCTGCTCTACGTCCCCACGGCGGATTCCACCGCGGAGGGTACCTTACGGTTTGGGGTCAATTACAATCCCATCGATTATGCATTGAGTACCACAGGCCGCAACGCCGAAGCGATCGCATACGTCAACTTAACGATCTTGCCCCGACTGGATGTGAACATCAGCGTATTGAAGGCAATTTCCAGGCCTGAGTTTCCCGTCATCAAGGATGTGGGGGACCGGCAACTGGATTTCCGGTACCTTTTGCTAAAAGAAAGACGTCTCCGGCCGGCGGTGGCGGTGGTGATGTCATCCCCTTTCACGGTGGATGCCGCCATGCTGACGCAGGTGGTGGTAGCTACTAAAACCTTCAACCTGCGTGGCGATTGGCAGGCCCTGATTACGGTGGGACTGGGCAGTCCCTACTTCGTGTACCGCGATGCCAAAGTCACGGCCAATGCCCATGCGTTCAGCAGCTTCAAGTGGCAGAAAAAAAGTGAATATATTCACGATAACCATTACCTCGTCGGTCCCTTCGGCGGGATTCGGCTGGATTACCGGCAACGGGCGGGGCTGCTATTGGAATCTGACTCCAAACATGTGAACGTGGGCCTGTATACGCGTCTTTTCCAGCGCTGGAATTTGCAGGCCGGCCTCATCAATTTCGATCAGGTTACCGTGGGTACGGCATACTCCTTCGCGCTGCTGAAACCATCCCGCCGCCTAAAAAAAATCTATGGAGAAAAGCGTTAGTTTGCTGCCGTTCCTGCTGTGTCTCCTGCAAGGCGTGTTCGCACAGGATAAGTCCGCCCGCGAAGGGGAGATGGAGAACGTCAGTCGTGATTCCACGGGCGCTTTTTACGAACAGCGCCTGTACCGCAATCCGCTGGAAGGTTTAGTGCGCATGCGTCCGGCCGGGGGAAATAACACTAATTTGATTCCGCTGATTCAGGGGGTATCCGTGGGGGTATATCGGTTGGCAGACAGCTTATCCTACCGTCCGCTCACGTCGCAGGAACGTCAGGCCTACCGTCAGAATTACCGTTTCCGTCCCTGGAACTACCTGCTCGATTTCCGCCTCCAGCCCGAAGTCATCGCCAACTTCGGCAACCCGACCCAGACGGTGCAGGCCATGATCAGCCTGATGTTGCAAAGTCAGGTGTACCTCTGGCCCGGCATGGCCCTGAATTTTGGGGTATTGTTTCCCGTCATGAATAATCTGGACGGTCGCCCCAAGAGCATCCGTCCCGCCCCGCTCTATCTCAATCAGTTTCTGGCCTTGCCGGGCGACCACTATATTTCTGCCTCGGCGGGCCTGTTCCGCAGCGACCGCTACGGCCTGAACGTACAATACCAGCACGCCAACCTGAATGCCCGCTGGACCTACGGGTTCGAGGCTGGATTGACGGGCTTTTATTACTATCCGAAGGGAGGAATCTACTACACGAACCCGGATGAACTGCTGCTGCTGGGCAATGTGGCCTACCGCTTCAACCGCTTTGATTTCACCACCAAACTGACCGCTGGTCGCTACCTCGATGGCGACTGGGGCGCGCGGATGGACCTTGTCCGGCAATTCGCCAACGTGGAAATCGCTCTCTTTGCCATTGCCACCCAGAATGGCTCCACCCTCGGCTTCAATTTCGCCGTTCCGATTCCGCCGGGGAAAATTGCACGCCTGGGCCCTACCCGGCTGCGTACGACCGAAGAATTCCGTTGGGAATATGCCTATGCCCGGGGGTATGGCATCGGGAACCGGTACCGGCTGGGCTATCAGCTGGACGAGCGGCTCCGGCAGTACCACCACTCCTACCTGGCCAACCAATGGCGTCGGCTCCAGCAGACGGACTAACGCATCTAACCAAACTCCTGTTGACTCACACGGTAGCGATTACCGGTCCCGAAATCCCACTCCTACCTTCGTAGCGGGTAGGTTTCAGGGGGGAGGGGAGCTCGAACCCCCGGGACGCAGCTCCATCCCGTTCGGCCTGGCCAGTGGGTGAGGGAACAACCTCCTCGTGAACAAGACTCATCAGGGTAGCGATCAACAGCCCCAGTCCCATTCCGATGAAAAGAAAGACCATCACGGAAATTGTGGGGAAAGCCAGACGCAGGAGGTACCCCAGCAAAAGCCAGGAGAGTGCGGTAAACGAGAAGACAATTAAAAAGGAGGGAATTTTCATACTAGTCACAGCCACAAAAGACAGAGTTTAGTGTGTAACAGGTAGGGAATGGGTCGATGCAATTTTTTCGTAAAATTAAACAATTATTGTACCATAAAATTTAGAAAGTGAGTGAATGGCCAATTTTAGTGAGGAAATAGGACCTCGAAGGCTGAAAAAAATTAGCAGGTCTTAAATTAAAAGTTTTCATCCCCTAAAAGGGTTGAAACCCAGCGAAATGGCGTCATCCTTGCTTTCGCCAGTTTTATTAGAATCAAAACGAAGCCCGTACTTTTTTATTTTTATTCATTCTAAATAAAAGTTGTTTGCTAATAACAGTTACCTTTGGCAAAAATTCTAGTGTCAAACCTGCTGTTATTATGAAAATCACTCCCCTTATTACCCTGGCGCTCGCCGCCCTGCTGTTTTCCTGTACCGACAATACCGGAGTCGATCCGGATGGTCCCAAGGAATATACGGTACCTACCACCTATGACTTCGAGAATGTGGATTATAAGGAATCCGCCAGCCGCATCAGCATGTGGCAGGGCTTCCAGTCCTACCTGGGCAAGGGTACCTCGCGCGTCCTCAGTGCGGATACCGTCAACTACCTCTGGAACAATACGAACAATGCCTTCACGGCGGAACTGGCCAGCAACATCCCCTACCCTGCCAACGAACTGAACACGCTGACGTACAATCTGTCGGGCAAAACGGCCGATGCCCTGCTATTCAAGGCTTTGGCCGATTCCATGGTGTACGTCAGTCAATTCAACAAAGCGGCCGCTTCCAAAGGGGTACCGGGTAAAATCGGCAACCGCCTTTTCAACTACAAAGGACTGGAATACAACCAGTCGGTAGCCAAGGGCCTGATGGGCGGACTGGTGCTGCACAACGTGGTCGCTATTCTCGACAAGATCCCTACGGACAACAACACGACGGTGGTTCCCGGACAAGGTACCGCCATGGAGCACAACTGGGACCTGGCCTTTGGCTACGTGGGCATTCCGATGGACTACGACACGGCGTACAGCTATAATACCCAGCCGGTGCGGGCCGATCGTCCCCTGGCCATGGGTGGCTATTTTGCCGAACGGGGCAAGTACATTCAGGCGGGTGGCCGGGTGTTCGAGGCGTTCCGGACCGGGCGCGCCGCGATTTCGGCCCAAGATTACGCGGCCCGCGATGCGGCCATCGTCACCATCAAGGAATACCTGGAAAAGACGCTCGCGGCGGCGGCCTACAACTACGTAACCTCGCCCCAAACCCAGACGGCGCTGGATTCGAAGTTCCACGGACTTTCGGAAGGAGCCGGCTTTATAATCGCGCTGAAGTACCGTCCGGCCAGCAGCCAACTGACTGCCGCCAACTACCAGACTTTGGCTTCGATTATGGATACCAGCTTCTATACCCTGGCGGAGGATGCCAGTAACGCCAAGCTGAAGCAGGCTCAGGCTATCCTTACCGAAGCCTACGGCAAACTACAACCCTAATCCTGGTTTTTGCAGAAGTACGGTGGCAAAGCGTTCAAATCGGACGCTTTGCCACAACGTTTTTAAAAGTGCCCGATCAATCTAGATACCCATATGAAGTACCCCCGCCTAATTCTCCCCTTCCTGCTGGCGCTCGCCGGTGGGATTTTCTACGCCTGCTCGGACAAAACAGGTACCCCCGACCCTACCCCATCCGGCAATGATACTTTCAAGTCCGGGATGCTGACTAACTACGCCGACCGGATCATCATCCCGGCTTACACGGACTTGACCACCCAACTAACGACCCTGGAAACCCAAGTCAACGCTTTTCTGGAAAATCCCTCTACTACGACCCAAGAGGCAGTCCGGCCCGCCTACCGGGCGGCTTACCTGAGTTTCGAGGGTACCGCCGCCGCCTATTTTGGCCCGGCGGGGGCGCTGTTGCTCAATAGTTACCTCAACACCTTTCCCGCGGTTCCGGCCAAAATCGAGCAGGCCGTGGCTTCGGGTACCTACAATTTCGAATTACCCGTGGTCAACGACAGCATCCAGGGTTTTCCGGCGCTGGATTACCTGCTGTTCGAGCCCGGTGCAGTTGGCAAGTTTACGGGGCCCAATGCGGCGGCCCGGAAAAAATACGTGCGGAATGTCATGTCCCGCATGAAAGGGCTGGTGGCGAATACCTCCACGCAGTGGCAGGGTACCTACCGCACCACGTTCATCAATTCCCTCAAGACAGACGTGGGCAGTTCCATCGGATTTCTGGTCAACCAGTTTGCCTACGAAATGGATGCCCTGAAAGGCCCGCGCATCGGCTGGCCCTTCGGCAAATTGTCCAACGGGATGGTATTTGCTGATAAATCCGAAGGGTACTATTCGGGCCTGACCAAAGACCTGGCCGTGGCCAACCTGACCAGTCTGAAGAAATACTTTGCCGGCGCAGAAGGCGATGGAATTGCGGATTACCTCGTTCTGCTGGGAAAAGAGGCCCTCGCCAATCAAGTATTAACTCAGTTCGATGTGGCCATTGCGGCGCTCCAGGCCATTCCCCAGCCCATGACGGAGTCTTTTTCCAAAAATCCCGCTGCGGTGGAAGAAGCTTACCGGCAGGCACAGAAACTGCTGACGCTGATCAAGACGGATGTGGCTTCGGCTACTTCGGTGCAAATCACCTACCAGGACAATGATGGCGATTAGGGTACCCCACGGTAATCGTCCGGTTTCCATCGCTCCGTTGGCCACCTTTCGGATTACGTTTGGGTTACTGATGGCCTACAGTCTGCTCCGCTTCTGGATGCGGGGCTGGATCACCAGCGTGTACGTGACACCGTCGTTTCATTTTACCTACTGGGGATTTGGGTGGGTGCACCCGCTGGGCGACACCGGCATGCACTTGCTTTTTCTGCTACTCTTCCTGGCTTCCCTGTGCATTGCGCTGGGCTTGTTCTATCGGGCAGCGGCGGTGATTTTCTTTCTCGGCTTCACCTACGTGGAGCTGCTGGACGTCACCACCTACCTCAACCATTACTACTTTATCAGCCTGGTGGCTTTCCTGCTGGTCTGGCTACCCGCCAACCGGCACTATGCCCTCGATGCGTACGGGGGTTGGATAAAACCACGGCCGCAAGTACCCGCCTGGACCATCGGCATTCTGCGTTTTCAAATGGGGCTGGTGTACGTATTCGCCGGGCTCGCCAAACTCAACGCCGACTGGCTGCTCCGGGCGGAACCGATGAAAACCTGGCTTCCGGCCAAAAGCCACCTGCCGCTGATCGGGCCCTATATGTACGACGACTGGGTGGCGTACCTGTTCTCCTGGTTCGGCGCGGGCTACGATCTGTTCATCGTCTTTTTTCTGCTGAACCGAAAGACCCGGCCGGTCGCCTACCTGTTCGTACTGGCGTTCCACGGGGCCACTGCTCTGTTTTTCCCGGGCATCGGCTTGTTTCCGTACGTCATGATACTCAGTAGTTTGATTTTCTTTTCGGGAGAATTCCACACCCGGTTTCTGGGGTACCTGCCCTTTCCCAAAAATTCGCTGGCCTGGGGTACCTACCGGTTCAATCGTCCGAAGGCCGTGGCTCTGCTGGCGGGCGTGTACGTTTTTTTCCAGCTCCTGCTTCCATTACGCTTCCTGCTGTATCCGGGAAAACTCTTCTGGACCGAGCAAGGGTACCGCTTCTCGTGGCGAGTCATGCTGATGGAAAAAGCCGGAGCCGCCTACTTTACGGTAAAAGATCAGA is from Salmonirosea aquatica and encodes:
- a CDS encoding exopolysaccharide biosynthesis polyprenyl glycosylphosphotransferase; its protein translation is MKPNYQSRLAVYNLWIDVLLLNLAFLFSYATHSRGQELNDVYIILQLTLNLSWLGLTHFLGVYKISRLDFTADILLSRFFKALLLFILVITALLYFSKYGQSISRVVLGYTILGLGLTGCILRLLILQALRTYRAAGHNASGFMTVGNCDLGIFLRERYRERSELGFEFRGTFEFRDENMEQDLIRLEKLLEEKKPDFLYCCMTTLSPEQIRGIIDMGQRQRAQIRLVPDFRGFVAHQATMEYHDVVPVIEVSTKPYSNSRDEAYKRAFDLAFSLLVMLAGAPVFCSIMLLQKFFSPGPIFFRQERTGRWGQRFYIYKFRTMRTDADSLGLQHSQGDGDPRVTPLGRILRRTRLDELPQFINVLRGEMSVVGPRPLFHYDVDMLMAADPIHFKKLLTVKPGITSVGQLKVGYADSLHLNLLRMRHDLQYLKEYSVWYDLQLIAITMQIMVAGRGK
- a CDS encoding imelysin family protein, which produces MKYPRLILPFLLALAGGIFYACSDKTGTPDPTPSGNDTFKSGMLTNYADRIIIPAYTDLTTQLTTLETQVNAFLENPSTTTQEAVRPAYRAAYLSFEGTAAAYFGPAGALLLNSYLNTFPAVPAKIEQAVASGTYNFELPVVNDSIQGFPALDYLLFEPGAVGKFTGPNAAARKKYVRNVMSRMKGLVANTSTQWQGTYRTTFINSLKTDVGSSIGFLVNQFAYEMDALKGPRIGWPFGKLSNGMVFADKSEGYYSGLTKDLAVANLTSLKKYFAGAEGDGIADYLVLLGKEALANQVLTQFDVAIAALQAIPQPMTESFSKNPAAVEEAYRQAQKLLTLIKTDVASATSVQITYQDNDGD
- a CDS encoding DUF4856 domain-containing protein codes for the protein MKITPLITLALAALLFSCTDNTGVDPDGPKEYTVPTTYDFENVDYKESASRISMWQGFQSYLGKGTSRVLSADTVNYLWNNTNNAFTAELASNIPYPANELNTLTYNLSGKTADALLFKALADSMVYVSQFNKAAASKGVPGKIGNRLFNYKGLEYNQSVAKGLMGGLVLHNVVAILDKIPTDNNTTVVPGQGTAMEHNWDLAFGYVGIPMDYDTAYSYNTQPVRADRPLAMGGYFAERGKYIQAGGRVFEAFRTGRAAISAQDYAARDAAIVTIKEYLEKTLAAAAYNYVTSPQTQTALDSKFHGLSEGAGFIIALKYRPASSQLTAANYQTLASIMDTSFYTLAEDASNAKLKQAQAILTEAYGKLQP
- a CDS encoding HTTM domain-containing protein, encoding MMAIRVPHGNRPVSIAPLATFRITFGLLMAYSLLRFWMRGWITSVYVTPSFHFTYWGFGWVHPLGDTGMHLLFLLLFLASLCIALGLFYRAAAVIFFLGFTYVELLDVTTYLNHYYFISLVAFLLVWLPANRHYALDAYGGWIKPRPQVPAWTIGILRFQMGLVYVFAGLAKLNADWLLRAEPMKTWLPAKSHLPLIGPYMYDDWVAYLFSWFGAGYDLFIVFFLLNRKTRPVAYLFVLAFHGATALFFPGIGLFPYVMILSSLIFFSGEFHTRFLGYLPFPKNSLAWGTYRFNRPKAVALLAGVYVFFQLLLPLRFLLYPGKLFWTEQGYRFSWRVMLMEKAGAAYFTVKDQTGTKAYAVDNKQYLTPLQEKMMATQPDLILKYASYLADIFQKKGIENPRVYAEVYVTLNGEPSRLFIDSTVDLAAKKLSWRPYDWVLPYENNLP
- a CDS encoding YjbH domain-containing protein, producing the protein MEKSVSLLPFLLCLLQGVFAQDKSAREGEMENVSRDSTGAFYEQRLYRNPLEGLVRMRPAGGNNTNLIPLIQGVSVGVYRLADSLSYRPLTSQERQAYRQNYRFRPWNYLLDFRLQPEVIANFGNPTQTVQAMISLMLQSQVYLWPGMALNFGVLFPVMNNLDGRPKSIRPAPLYLNQFLALPGDHYISASAGLFRSDRYGLNVQYQHANLNARWTYGFEAGLTGFYYYPKGGIYYTNPDELLLLGNVAYRFNRFDFTTKLTAGRYLDGDWGARMDLVRQFANVEIALFAIATQNGSTLGFNFAVPIPPGKIARLGPTRLRTTEEFRWEYAYARGYGIGNRYRLGYQLDERLRQYHHSYLANQWRRLQQTD
- a CDS encoding YjbH domain-containing protein, which encodes MAQILILQKSKGRIFLPLLFFLGMSLSGRGQVNLSGKPGLLYVPTADSTAEGTLRFGVNYNPIDYALSTTGRNAEAIAYVNLTILPRLDVNISVLKAISRPEFPVIKDVGDRQLDFRYLLLKERRLRPAVAVVMSSPFTVDAAMLTQVVVATKTFNLRGDWQALITVGLGSPYFVYRDAKVTANAHAFSSFKWQKKSEYIHDNHYLVGPFGGIRLDYRQRAGLLLESDSKHVNVGLYTRLFQRWNLQAGLINFDQVTVGTAYSFALLKPSRRLKKIYGEKR